In a genomic window of Hippoglossus stenolepis isolate QCI-W04-F060 chromosome 15, HSTE1.2, whole genome shotgun sequence:
- the LOC118121707 gene encoding reticulon-4 receptor-like 1, with the protein MFSRGYGGVELLLVLCGLDLSLPCPHHCICYTSPSTVSCQAHNFHAVPEGIPAQSERVFLQNNKIQRLLRGHFSPTTTMLWLYSNNISYIQPSTFHGFDRLEELDLGDNRHLKAIASDTFQGLGRLHALHLYHCGLISLPQGIFSGLNNLQYLYLQDNQLEFLEDDLFIDLLNLSHLFLHGNKLWSLRQNTFRGLGVLDRLLLHQNRIQWVDRQAFHDLRRLTTLYLFNNSLTELSGSSMTLLPALEYLRLNDNPWECDCKALSLWDWLRRFRGSTSTLMCVSPPELAEKDLKTLKKEELPSCLPSEGHGAPDREMDHGESLNHLNRHRNHHNHHQRPYLPHGDQYSLPSPSPLPRPPKGSRRNCTRRGRKAKGGLNEVQVLLEGDEKDYTPDGGKFDLSGTGRRKNKCTLRTSVGPPSGVQRANNRAGSHLSDFIICFSSALLLSLSSVILR; encoded by the exons gtTACGGTGGGGTGGAGTTACTGTTAGTGCTGTGTGGCCTAGATCTGTCGCTGCCCTGCCCTCACCACTGCATCTGCTACACTTCACCTAGCACCGTCTCCTGCCAGGCCCACAACTTCCATGCCGTGCCCGAGGGCATCCCCGCCCAGAGCGAGCGGGTCTTCCTGCAGAACAACAAGATCCAGCGGCTGCTCCGCGGCCACTtctcacccaccaccaccatgttgTGGCTTTACTCCAACAACATCTCCTACATACAACCCTCCACCTTCCACGGCTTCGACCGCTTGGAGGAGCTCGACCTCGGGGACAACAGGCACCTGAAGGCCATCGCTTCAGACACCTTCCAGGGCCTGGGGCGGCTCCACGCCCTGCACCTATACCACTGTGGTCTGATCAGCCTGCCACAAGGGATCTTTTCGGGCCTGAATAATCTCCAGTATCTCTACCTACAG GACAACCAGTTAGAGTTTCTGGAGGATGACCTGTTCATCGACCTACTGAACCTCAGTCATCTCTTCTTGCATGGCAATAAACTGTGGAGCCTTCGCCAGAACACCTTCCGTGGTCTGGGGGTCTTAGACCGTCTACTTCTCCACCAGAACCGAATCCAGTGGGTCGACCGCCAGGCTTTCCATGACCTGCGACGCCTCACCACCCTGTACCTGTTTAATAACTCCTTGACGGAGCTCTCTGGTTCCAGCATGACTCTGCTGCCGGCACTAGAGTACCTACGGCTTAATGACAACCCCTGGGAGTGTGACTGCAAGGCCCTGTCGCTGTGGGATTGGCTGCGGAGGTTCAGAGGTTCGACCTCCACTCTGATGTGTGTTTCACCACCGGAGCTGGCAGAGAAGGacctgaaaacactgaagaaggAGGAGCTGCCCAGTTGCTTGCCAAGCGAGGGTCATGGTGCCCCAGATCGGGAGATGGATCATGGAGAGTCTTTGAACCACTTGAATCGTCACAGAAACCATCATAACCACCATCAGCGGCCGTACTTGCCCCACGGGGACCAATACAGCTTGCCTTCACCTTCACCCCTGCCACGGCCGCCAAAGGGAAGCCGCAGAAACTGTACCCGCCGGGGTCGCAAGGCAAAAGGGGGTCTCAACGAGGTACAGGTACTACTGGAGGGGGATGAGAAAGACTATACTCCAGACGGGGGTAAATTTGACCTGTCTGGAACTGGACGGAGGAAGAACAAGTGCACCCTCAGGACTTCTGTCGGCCCACCAAGTGGGGTCCAGAGAGCTAATAATAGAGCAGGGTCACACCTTTCAGATTTTATTATCTGTTTCTCATCAGCCCTGCTGCTGTCGCTCAGCTCTGTGATCCTACGCTGA